Proteins found in one Lachancea thermotolerans CBS 6340 chromosome C complete sequence genomic segment:
- the AIM32 gene encoding Aim32p (similar to uniprot|Q04689 Saccharomyces cerevisiae YML050W Hypothetical ORF), producing MFRVRAPWLKTLVELRQGTTQRRALHSKYRHVGFGASAQLQQSCECFIQKLNRELPRDAQLDASIDLPKKTPSYHKHLMLISPPDEAGKDPEWKGSWQAKLELNPEWPYSAIAEVKKHLKETKRGEGILINAISVMRSKSLGDPSSEKKARFLALPDMKVYEVSQSELKDFAYFVGEGMVQQPRGRAVAFADYLKGADAISKELEHREVASTAAAGMKQFAAQSYQNNLVLVCGHHQRDERCGQIAPRLIKEFEAKVEEDLDLAIVSHIGGHKFAGNVIFYKFLGFEADGKATVDSLWFGKILPSAVPTLLEHLGRNEIITPWFRGGCLLES from the coding sequence ATGTTCAGAGTGCGCGCCCCCTGGTTGAAGACTCTCGTTGAACTGAGGCAAGGAACGACCCAAAGGAGAGCCCTGCACAGTAAGTACCGGCATGTTGGCTTTGGGGCTTCGgcccagcttcagcagTCGTGCGAATGTTTCATACAGAAATTGAATCGAGAGCTTCCTAGAGACGCCCAACTAGACGCCAGCATTGATCTCCCCAAGAAGACCCCAAGCTACCACAAGCACCTCATGTTAATATCTCCCCCTGATGAAGCAGGAAAAGATCCAGAATGGAAAGGATCTTGGCAAGCGAAGCTCGAGCTGAATCCTGAATGGCCTTATTCTGCTATTGCTGAGGTCAAGAAACACctgaaagaaacaaaaagggGCGAAGGCATTCTAATTAATGCGATATCAGTGATGCGCAGCAAATCGCTTGGCGACCCGTCTTCGGAAAAGAAGGCACGATTTCTGGCCCTTCCTGATATGAAGGTTTACGAGGTTTCGCAAAGCGAGCTTAAAGATTTTGCATACTTCGTTGGTGAAGGGATGGTGCAGCAGCCGCGAGGAAGAGCGGTGGCATTTGCAGATTACTTAAAAGGCGCGGATGCTATTTCAAAGGAGCTCGAACACCGAGAAGTCGCAAGCACTGCTGCGGCAGGCATGAAACAGTTCGCGGCTCAGAGCTACCAAAACAACCTAGTATTGGTTTGCGGCCATCATCAAAGGGACGAAAGGTGTGGGCAGATCGCGCCGAGACTTATCAAAGAATTCGAAGCAAAAGTTGAGGAAGATCTAGATTTGGCTATCGTCTCCCACATAGGTGGGCACAAATTCGCGGGAAATGTTATATTTTACAAGTTCCTGGGGTTCGAAGCCGATGGCAAGGCGACCGTCGATAGCTTATGGTTCGGAAAGATTCTTCCATCTGCAGTACCTACTCTATTAGAACACTTAGGAAGGAATGAGATTATCACCCCTTGGTTTCGCGGAGGGTGCCTTCTCGAGAGTTAG